GATGTGGCATCTGCTCTGGAAGGGGTTTCTGATACAGGTCATGCCACAGCCAGGGAAGTATTCAGTGGTATCGTCCGGGATCGGAACCAGGCACGGACCAGGGCACTGGAAGAAGCTGCCCGCATTGCGGAAAAAGCCAGGGCAACAGCCAGCGGCCAGTCTGTAAAAGGTTCGGGAGTCGTGCTTGTTCCGCCTGCCGAAGATCAGGACCGGGAGGGGAAATATGCCCCCCCAGTTACAGGAACTTTCGGCCCGGAAACGCCCGACTGGCCTGAGATCAAATTCAGGCCCGCAGGGACCACGGATGGAATTGTTCAGCAGTACTGCGCCCTTCTGGCTGCAATCCATGCCCTGATCCCGGAGGATAAAAGGCCTGTCGGACTGACGTACGGAAGCACAGAATTTATCAGCACCGGTCTGCAAGGTGATCTGCAGTCTGCTACAGAGGATCTTGCAAAGGATCCTGAGGCCCAGACAGCAGTGTCACAAATGCTGCTCTGGCTTGCTGGCATGAAAAGGAATCAGCTGTCTGCTGCTGTCAGCCAGGGAAAGCTGACGAAGGGAAATATGGACGCTGTTTCTGCCGACCTGAGCCGGAATCTGGCAGGAGCAAAGGCAGAAGACCGGGTCTGGATTGTTCTGGGCTGGCTGTGTGTCGGTGCCAGGGGATTTTCATGCCCTGACCGGTACAAAAAGAACCCCATGTCTGCCGTGGTGCCAGATGCGGCAGGAACGGCCCGGCTGGCAACAGCAACAGCCTGACAGGATTTCCCGGCGCAGGTCAGGAAAAGGTTGTGAAGGTGGTCGCGTTCCAATAGAAACAGGGAATGTGCACCCCTTCACGCCTTCTTCTGGACTGGTACGACAGGCACCGGCGCGTGCTGCCCTGGCGGGCGGAAGAGGGAGAGATTGCTGATCCCTACGCCGTCTGGCTGTCGGAAATCATGCTGCAGCAGACTACTGTAGCCGCCGTTATTCCCTATTACCGGACCTTTCTGACCCGCTGGCCGACGGTTGAGGCTCTGGCGGCCGCGCCGCTGGAAGATATTCTGGCCACCTGGGCCGGGCTGGGCTATTACGCCCGGGCCCGCAACCTGCATGCCTGCGCCCGCAGGGTCCTGGGCGATTTTGGCGGGCGGTTTCCGTCGACAGAGGCTGAACTGCGTCAGCTTCCGGGAATTGGCGAATATACGGCGGCAGCCATTGCCTCGATCGCCTTTGGCCAGCGGGCTTCAGCCATTGATGGCAACGTGAAGCGGGTCATTGCCCGGTATTGCGGTATAGATCTGCCCCCGGACAAGGCCTTGCCGGATATCCAGGTCCGGGCTGAAAGCCTGTTGCCTGACAGCCGGTATGGCGACTATACCCAGGCCCTGATGGAGCTGGGCGCCACGGTGTGCACGCCGCGCTCCCCCGATTGTGCCGGGTGTCCCTGGTCCGGTTCCTGTGTGTCCCTGGCCCAGGGACTGGTGGACAAGCTGCCACGCAGGGCTGAAAAAAAGGAACGTCCTGTGCGTTATACCCTGGCGTTCTGGCTGACGGACAGGGCAGGGCGGGTCTGGCTGCGGCGCCGGCCTGAAAAGGGGCTGCTGGGTGGAATGCCCGAATTTCCTTCCACGCCCTGGATTGCGGAAAGGCAGGAGGTAAAAGCCCTTCTCGCCCAGGCCCCCTGCAAGGCGTGCTGGCAGGTCCTGCCGGGGCATGTACGCCACGTGTTTACCCATTTTCCTCTGGAAATGAGCGTGGCGGTTGGTTGTCTTTCCGCGGGCCAGAAGGTTATGGAGGGGATGTGGGTGCCGGTGGATGCGCTGGATCGGCTGGGGCTGCCGTCACTCATGGCAAAAATTGTCCGCCATGTTTCTGCCAACGCTGTCTGTGATACTGAGAGGGAAATGGAAACTGTCGGTGAGTGCCATGGCTGACATCCTGCGCCGAATCCTTGTCCTGATCCTGTGCGCTGCATGGGCTTTGCCGGCGGCCTCTCCTGTCGCCATGGCCCAGGAGCAGGGGAAAAAGAAGACTGCTGTAACAGAATCCGGTGGGCCTTTTCCGGCCACGCCTGCATACCTGACCCAGATGCTGATCCGGTACAATACGCTGGATCTGTCAGAGAACACTATCCTCGACAGCGTGGGGATGACTGTCTGGTGCGATGTCTACCAGAGGCTTTTCACCAACGAGTTCGAGTGGCAGAAATTCCGGGAGGCCATGCGGAAATCCTTTGCCCTGAGGCATGACAGGCTTCCCAACAGCTTC
This Pseudomonadota bacterium DNA region includes the following protein-coding sequences:
- the mutY gene encoding A/G-specific adenine glycosylase, with the protein product MCTPSRLLLDWYDRHRRVLPWRAEEGEIADPYAVWLSEIMLQQTTVAAVIPYYRTFLTRWPTVEALAAAPLEDILATWAGLGYYARARNLHACARRVLGDFGGRFPSTEAELRQLPGIGEYTAAAIASIAFGQRASAIDGNVKRVIARYCGIDLPPDKALPDIQVRAESLLPDSRYGDYTQALMELGATVCTPRSPDCAGCPWSGSCVSLAQGLVDKLPRRAEKKERPVRYTLAFWLTDRAGRVWLRRRPEKGLLGGMPEFPSTPWIAERQEVKALLAQAPCKACWQVLPGHVRHVFTHFPLEMSVAVGCLSAGQKVMEGMWVPVDALDRLGLPSLMAKIVRHVSANAVCDTEREMETVGECHG